The Armatimonadota bacterium region GACTGCGTTGGCGTTCCCACTGCTCGGGAGACCACGTCTGCGCCACCCTCAAATCAGGCGAGTTTACAGATGCCCCATTGAGAGCAATATCGATGCGATTTTGTCTGGCCGAGTCCCCAACCCATGCAATAATCACAAAAAGCACTATCGCCGCCACCAAAGCCGTCTTCCACAATCTCATTACGCCGAGCGACCGCTCCTGCCGATGCTTTGTCAGCTCAAGTTTTGCTTTTGTAATAACTCGTTCGCGCATCCCATTCGGCGGCTCCGGCTGCCAGGATTTGCGAAGCATATCTTCTATTTGCCTGTCATCCATCCTCTCTCACCTCCAGGGTTTTACGCATTTTATCGACGGCGTATCTATACCTGCTTGCAACCGTATTCAAAGAAGCGTGCACCGTATCGGCAATCTCCTTGAAAGTCATCTCATTGAAAACCTTCAAAACCAACACCTCGCGCTGATCTACCGGAAGGCGGGCCAGCGCCTCGCAAAGCGCCGCCGCCTCGACCGGCAAATCAGCGACTTCATCCGAAATCTCATTTAGAAACTCCGCGAGCGCGGTTTCACTCAGCTTATCCATGCGCTGCCTGGTCCTGAGGACATCGAAAGCGGCATTTCGTGTCGCACGAAATAGATAAGCTTTAGCATTGCCTACCCTTGAAAACCGACTCCATTTGCGAGCAACACACACAAAGACTTCTTGCACCGCGTCCTCCGCATCTTCGCAAGAACATGTCAGTGCGCAAGCATAGCGGAACAGAGGCGCAGCGTACTCATCGTAGAGTTCATCGAAGGTAAGCTCTGCATTGTCGGTTCCGTCCACCAATACTCCGGCTCCATGTACTATAGAAATTTCTGCTGTTTGATCTCTCATGGTCTTCCCATTATAGAAGACGTCTTGTGTCGAGGAATTTGTTTAGATGATGCGTCAAATCGACCGCAATTTTTCAGAATGCGCATGGCAGACAGCCAGCGCAAGCGCATCGGCAGCATCGTCAGGCTTTGGTGTCTCACGAAGGTTTAAGATTCGCTGGATCATAAACTGAACCTGTTTCTTCTCAGCGCCGCCGTAGCCAACAACAGACTGTTTGACCTCTGGCGGAGTGTATTCCACAACAGGAATGCCTCGCTGGGCGGCTGCAAACTGCATAACCCCGCATGCCTTGCCGACAGCAATCGCAGTGGTCTGGTTCTTGGCAAAAAACAGCCGCTCCATCACTATGACGTCGGGATTATACTGGTCTATGATCTTGTTGAGTTCGTTATAGATATCGAGCAAGCGCTCGGCATCGGCTTTCTTCGGGCTGGTCTCGATTGCGCCGTAGTCGACCATCTTGGGGTTCACACCTATCTTATCCACTACGCCGTAGCCGGTGGTGGCCGTTCCGGGGTCTATTCCAAGTATTCGCAAAGTCTGCATAACTGCATTCTACAGGCGAATAAGCAGCAGGTCAACCGTTCAATAAAAGAGGCAATTGCGATAAATGCTAAATCCAGCGATTTTCCTGCTCGGCCGCTCCTCAATTAAGCGGGGAGAGTAGTAAAATCGCGGCCATATTTCCCCCATCGCAAAAGCCCCTAAAAGAGCATGTGCCCGATTTGATCAGAACGGCACAATATCCGCATGATCACGCACAATTATCAGCCGGGTAGGATAAACCAACTCAGGATCGCCATTCGTATCAGAGACCCATTTAATGGACGATATTCCTGTCACGCTGATATTTGTCCGTTCCGAAGGCAGATCGACGTTTTGTGGAATCTGACATGTGACGCCAACGCCTGAACCATCGTCAATGACAATAGTATGCGTCTCCGACGAGGCTGACTTCACCTTACCCCAGGTGCGCACCAGCAGACCGATATTGTTTATACCAAATATTTGCTTGCCCCTGGCGTCTGTCATGCCGCACTGATTGCCAATAGCGCCGCCACCAATCGCTTTATTGTTCATTCCCAGCGCCGTAACTAAAAAAGGCTCCTTTAAATCAGGGGCAGAGCTATGTTTGACAGATCCGGGCTCACCGGCGTCGATTGCAACTTCGCCATTGCTTGTGGTTATAATGCCGTTTATATCAAGCACATCTCCGCGGTTAGCGCTGGCGCCTGTCACTCTCAGCCCGCATGCCCTGCTGGTTGGTTCGACATATATCGCCGAAGTGTCACCGGTATCTGCATTACCGGCAGTTACGACCTGCTTGGTAAGTGATATGTAGGAGCCTTCGGACATCTGCTTGGCCGTGCCGGATGTCACCGGCGGATAATAGTTTACAAGCAGTTCTTTAGTCTCAACTTGCCCACTTGAAGAAGTAGAACTCACTAAAATGTTGTTCTCACCCGGCAGAAGTTGTATTCCCTCAGCAGTCCAATTTGTCGCACGCGCGCACATGCCGGTTTGGCCTGTGCGCTGGTTTGACCAGGTCACTGCATTGGCATTCAACCAGAGTTGACGATTCAAACAGCTAATGCTGGTAGCTGCAGATTCAGTAAGCTCAATTTTGTTGCCCAGGCTGTCCATTAATACCGGACCGGAGCCTGAATTCCAAACGGCATCACTGATATTTGAACCCTCCTGGCAGGTAACTGTCGCCGCAGCATCCACACCAACTGCTGCATCACTATAGCCGCCAGACAGTATATCAGCCCCATTTGACACGGATATAGCCGAACTACTGCCATAATACCTGCTGGAAAATACTATTTGACCACACCCATTACTTGTTGCAATTACATTAGTCTCTGCAGTATGTAAGTTGATGGCATCCACAAGCTGGGCTACAGTCATTGTCGGAGTATACTCGATTTCTACACTCCCATTCGGGTTGAATGTACTGCTCGAGCCTACCAGGTTGAACGTGCCGCTAGCGCCGATGCAGGCGCTGTCGTCTGCACCGAAATCTTTGGTGAACAACGTCGCTTTTTGAGCCGCGCATATCACATTGATGGAGATATAGTTATCAAGAGGAATATCGGGTAGATATGAAAAATCTGAAGACACAACAGCGCTGCCGACAATAGACGCTGAAACACCAACATTACCGCCGATATCTATTGTCGGACGATTGGTGGAATAAGTGGACTGGGTTGTAGGGATGGTAATTTCAAGCCGCCTTGCGGGATTAGATGCCACCACAATGCTGCTTGAGCCTGTCAGGCCTTCCGCATTCGTCGCAGTAACCGTTATGGTATTATCACCTCTTACCAGGTTGATCCCGCTTGCCGACCATGCCTGCGTGCCAGTGCATGTGCCGTTCTCGCCCGTGACTGAATTGGACCAGGTCACTTTAGTGATTCTCTGGTCCGTCATTTCTATCTGAGCCCCTATATCCTGCACCCAGTTTGCATGCCACCACATATCAATTTTATTATTCAGACTGTCATGAAAGCTGAGGCCGTCGGGACTCAGCCATAGTGCATCTGTAATGGGTTGATTGGAGCTGTTTGTCACTTGAATAGCCGCATCCGCACCGTTATCGGATGCCGATGTTATGCCACCCGGCAAGATATCAGCTCCATCTGTAATAAACACATTTGCAGAGCTGCCATATGCCAGACTCGTCAGCGTAAATGTCCCATCGAATTGGGGATTTGCAATTACCCCTGTTTGATGGGTGTGGAAGTTTATATACGAACATAGTTGGTATACGGTATCGGCAGCGCCATATCCTATGGCAACACCGTTAAGATAAAATGTGCCTGACGCGCCAATACAAGCGCTATCATCATCGCCAAAATCTTTCGTTTTGAGTGTTGCCTGCTCTGCAACCTGAGTCGCATTTATGTAGATCTGTCCCGGCTGAGAACTCGGCCAATTCGACAAGTCTGCATATTTTACATAAGCACCAGTGAGCAAGACACCAGCCATACCTTTTAGACCGATCGCTGTCTCTGGTGTGATAAAAGTGCCCGATGTTCCGGACTGATAAAACGAGGGATCGGTGATAGTAACGGATGGGGGATTACCGGTTGCAAAACAACAATTTGTGCCGTCTAGTCCTGTAATAATGCAAAGCAAAACGAAAGCAAATCTTTTGAGTGTCATTCTTCTCCTCCTGAAAGTATATGACTATCTATGGCTTTAGAGCTTAATGATGTGGCGATATAATAATGCGAAAAACCACGACTGTCAACGCAAAATCGTTGAGCGAGTCTGCAGCTATAATAAATAGCCACCAAGTAGCCATAATACTAATGGACTATACAAAGATACGCCCAAAGTCCCATTTACGTATGGCATAATACTGGGCATAATCCTAGTGTAGTACGAATATAGCTCATACATAAGTTTTTTTAGATTGAGCCAAAATAAAAGATTGAAAAAGTGAATATTTTCGGAGACCGGACCCGGACCTTGTTTGGGTCCGTTTTCCTTTGTACGCCCCTTTTAGATGCAAGCCTAAAAGTGGTAAACTTTTTCTAGTTGCCCAACGTTAATAGATCAGAGGATGAAAGCAGAAAAGATGCGACCGGTAAAGGCCGTCACAACACAGGATGGGCTGCTTATTGGCAACTTCAAACGAGGAGAAGTGGAAGCCTTTAACCGCCTGATGGAAGCGCACACCGACAAGGTGTTCGCGCTGGCATGGTCAGCCCTGATGAACAGGGAAGATGCAATGGACGCAGTCCAGGAGGTCTTCATCAAGCTATACAAGTCGCTGCCGTCGCTGTCTGAGTCTGATAATTTGAACGCCTGGCTGTATCGGGTCTGCCTTAATCACTGCATCGACCGCAAACGCAGAGCCAAAAGGTCAAGGACTGAGCTGACGGATGATGACTGGGACCGACTACAAGGTGATGAGCGGGACGAGCCTGAATACCGCGTATATCAGAGCGAAGTCGGGCAAGTAATACGCGCTGCCGTAGATAAGCTGCCCGAACGCCAGAGAATGGTTTTTTTGCTCAGACATTACAGACTTCTTTCTATAAATGAGATCGCGCTGGCACTCGGATGCACCACCGGCGCGGTCAAGGCGCATCTTTCACGCGCAACCGCTCGCCTGCGCGACCGACTTTCAGGGACGATTGTCTTTGAAGCCGGGGAGGTGGAAATAAAATGAAATGCAGACAGGTCCGTAAGCTTATGGGAGCATATCTTTACGGTGATCTGGAACCGGAAGATATGCGCGACATCAGACTGCACACGCAAGTCTGCGAGCAGTGCCGCGCCGATTTGGAGAGTCGCGGTATGGTCGTCTCTTCGCTGAATGCTCAAGCGCCCGTTCTAGACGATCAAGATAAGCAGCAGCTCGCTCGAAGTGTAAAGAAAGCCATTGACGAGTCAGGACGTGATAATCTCGGATTAAACCGTGC contains the following coding sequences:
- a CDS encoding RNA polymerase sigma factor — its product is MKAEKMRPVKAVTTQDGLLIGNFKRGEVEAFNRLMEAHTDKVFALAWSALMNREDAMDAVQEVFIKLYKSLPSLSESDNLNAWLYRVCLNHCIDRKRRAKRSRTELTDDDWDRLQGDERDEPEYRVYQSEVGQVIRAAVDKLPERQRMVFLLRHYRLLSINEIALALGCTTGAVKAHLSRATARLRDRLSGTIVFEAGEVEIK
- the ruvC gene encoding crossover junction endodeoxyribonuclease RuvC, with product MRILGIDPGTATTGYGVVDKIGVNPKMVDYGAIETSPKKADAERLLDIYNELNKIIDQYNPDVIVMERLFFAKNQTTAIAVGKACGVMQFAAAQRGIPVVEYTPPEVKQSVVGYGGAEKKQVQFMIQRILNLRETPKPDDAADALALAVCHAHSEKLRSI
- a CDS encoding RNA polymerase sigma factor, with translation MRDQTAEISIVHGAGVLVDGTDNAELTFDELYDEYAAPLFRYACALTCSCEDAEDAVQEVFVCVARKWSRFSRVGNAKAYLFRATRNAAFDVLRTRQRMDKLSETALAEFLNEISDEVADLPVEAAALCEALARLPVDQREVLVLKVFNEMTFKEIADTVHASLNTVASRYRYAVDKMRKTLEVREDG